From a region of the Chitinophaga caseinilytica genome:
- a CDS encoding Tex family protein, translating to MNPKHVALISAELNISMGQAEKTMLLLSEGSTVPFISRYRKEQTGSLDEVQIGKIEDLGKRYQEVDDRRATILKTIAEQGKLTPELEQKINATWMLAELEDIYLPYKPKRKTRATQAIEKGLEPLAEILLLQENGDTDEAAKAFLNEQVASTEEALKGARDIIAERINENAELRDKLRKLFTHTAKFSSKVIEGKETEGVKYKDYFEFNEELTSIPSHRVLAILRAEAEGILFGNIAPDEEEAKGIVHKQFVTGNGPASQQVAKAADDAYKRLLRPSLENESRSGAKEKADTEAIEVFAENLRQLLLAAPLGPKAVIAVDPGYRTGCKTVALDNQGNLLDNDVIFPLEKNYKSEAAEQLLKSWVKKYDAAAIAVGNGTAGRETEEFIKKIDFGKKVNVFMVNESGASVYSASEVAREEFPDHDVTVRGAVSIGRRLIDPLAELVKIDPKAIGVGQYQHDVNQSHLKQSLDRVVVSCVNNVGVNLNTASKHLLAYISGLGPSLAENIVKYRKENGAFKNRQELKKVSRLGDKAFEQCAGFLRIENGDNPLDNSAVHPERYALVEAIAAKQQCTVADLIGKDDLRKKINVKEFITEEVGQLTVEDILKELAKPSRDPRDEIAIFEYAEGIKSMDDVKPGMTLPGVVTNITAFGAFVDIGVKQDGLVHISHLSNKFISNPNEAVKLNQKVTVTVLEVDIARKRISLSMKDSSAPQQGGGGGQRREQRKPAKEEPLNDFQAKLAALKTKFK from the coding sequence ATGAATCCGAAACACGTGGCGCTCATTTCTGCCGAACTGAACATTTCGATGGGGCAGGCTGAGAAAACCATGCTCCTTCTTTCAGAGGGCTCGACCGTTCCCTTCATCAGCCGTTACCGGAAAGAGCAGACGGGCAGTCTGGACGAGGTGCAGATCGGAAAGATAGAAGATCTTGGCAAACGCTACCAGGAAGTGGACGACCGCCGGGCTACCATTCTCAAAACCATCGCCGAGCAGGGCAAACTGACGCCGGAACTGGAACAGAAGATCAATGCCACCTGGATGCTCGCGGAGCTGGAAGACATCTATCTCCCCTATAAACCCAAACGCAAGACCCGCGCCACCCAGGCCATCGAAAAAGGCCTGGAGCCCCTGGCGGAAATACTCCTGCTGCAGGAAAACGGCGACACCGACGAAGCCGCCAAAGCCTTCCTCAACGAGCAGGTAGCCAGCACGGAAGAGGCGCTCAAGGGCGCGCGGGATATCATCGCCGAAAGGATCAACGAAAACGCAGAGCTGCGCGACAAACTCCGCAAGCTCTTCACCCATACTGCCAAGTTCAGCTCCAAAGTGATCGAAGGCAAGGAAACGGAGGGCGTGAAATACAAGGACTACTTCGAGTTCAACGAAGAACTGACCTCCATCCCCTCCCACCGTGTGCTCGCCATCCTCCGCGCCGAGGCCGAAGGCATCCTGTTCGGCAACATCGCGCCGGATGAGGAAGAGGCCAAAGGCATCGTGCACAAACAGTTCGTGACCGGCAACGGCCCTGCTTCGCAGCAGGTAGCCAAAGCGGCAGACGATGCGTACAAACGCCTCCTCCGCCCCTCGCTGGAAAACGAATCCCGCTCCGGCGCCAAGGAAAAGGCCGATACGGAAGCGATCGAAGTGTTCGCCGAGAACCTCCGCCAGCTGCTCCTCGCCGCGCCGCTCGGCCCCAAAGCCGTGATCGCCGTAGACCCGGGGTACCGCACCGGCTGCAAAACCGTAGCGCTCGACAACCAGGGCAACCTCCTCGATAACGACGTCATCTTCCCCCTCGAGAAAAACTACAAATCCGAAGCGGCCGAACAGCTGCTGAAGAGCTGGGTGAAGAAATACGACGCCGCCGCCATCGCCGTAGGCAATGGTACCGCAGGCCGCGAAACCGAAGAATTCATCAAGAAAATCGATTTCGGCAAGAAGGTGAACGTATTCATGGTGAACGAAAGCGGCGCCTCCGTGTATTCCGCTTCCGAAGTAGCCCGTGAAGAATTCCCCGACCACGACGTCACCGTTCGCGGCGCGGTATCCATCGGCCGCAGGCTCATCGATCCCCTCGCCGAACTGGTGAAGATCGACCCGAAAGCCATCGGCGTGGGGCAATACCAGCACGACGTTAACCAGAGCCACCTGAAACAAAGCCTCGACCGCGTGGTAGTGAGCTGCGTGAACAACGTGGGCGTGAACCTCAATACCGCGTCCAAACACCTGCTCGCCTATATCTCCGGCCTCGGCCCCTCCCTGGCGGAAAACATCGTGAAATACCGCAAAGAGAACGGTGCTTTCAAAAACCGCCAGGAACTGAAGAAAGTGAGCCGCCTGGGCGATAAAGCCTTCGAACAGTGCGCCGGCTTCCTCCGCATCGAAAACGGCGACAACCCGCTCGATAACTCGGCCGTTCACCCCGAACGCTACGCCCTCGTGGAAGCCATCGCCGCCAAACAGCAGTGCACCGTGGCGGACCTGATCGGGAAAGACGATCTCCGCAAAAAAATCAATGTCAAGGAATTCATCACCGAAGAAGTAGGCCAGCTGACCGTGGAAGACATCCTCAAGGAACTCGCCAAACCCAGCCGCGACCCGCGCGACGAGATCGCCATCTTCGAATACGCAGAAGGCATCAAATCGATGGACGACGTGAAGCCCGGCATGACGCTCCCCGGCGTGGTGACCAACATCACCGCCTTTGGCGCCTTCGTAGACATCGGCGTGAAACAGGACGGCCTGGTGCATATTTCGCACCTCAGCAACAAGTTCATCAGCAACCCCAACGAAGCCGTGAAACTCAACCAGAAAGTAACGGTAACGGTACTGGAGGTAGACATCGCGCGCAAACGCATCTCGCTGTCGATGAAAGACAGCAGCGCCCCCCAGCAGGGCGGTGGCGGCGGACAGCGGCGCGAGCAACGCAAACCCGCGAAGGAAGAACCGTTGAACGATTTCCAGGCTAAACTGGCAGCGCTGAAAACCAAATTCAAGTAA
- the can gene encoding carbonate dehydratase, producing the protein MQPFEELLKNNREWAAKMVEQDKDFFKRLQDQQAPKFLWIGCSDSRVPADRITNTEPGEIFVHRNVANMVVHTDMNLLTVLEYAVKVLEVEHILVVGHYGCGGVKAAMGNQNLGIINPWLKHIKDVYRFNKDEIDALEDPDQQVDRLIELNVKEQVMNLAKTITVQEAWHKHKRPYLHGWVYGLKDGLINPVFDMDPGTHIDPLYEYNL; encoded by the coding sequence ATGCAACCATTTGAAGAATTACTGAAAAACAACCGGGAATGGGCTGCCAAGATGGTAGAGCAGGACAAGGATTTTTTCAAGCGCCTGCAAGACCAGCAAGCCCCCAAGTTCCTCTGGATCGGTTGTTCCGATAGCCGCGTACCGGCAGACCGGATCACCAACACCGAACCGGGTGAGATCTTCGTGCACCGTAATGTAGCCAATATGGTCGTGCATACCGACATGAACCTACTCACCGTGCTCGAATACGCCGTGAAAGTGCTCGAAGTGGAACACATCCTCGTGGTAGGCCACTATGGCTGCGGTGGGGTAAAAGCGGCCATGGGCAACCAGAACCTCGGCATCATCAATCCCTGGCTGAAGCATATCAAAGACGTATACCGTTTCAATAAAGACGAGATCGACGCACTGGAGGATCCCGATCAGCAGGTAGACCGCCTCATCGAACTGAACGTGAAAGAGCAGGTGATGAACCTCGCCAAAACGATCACCGTCCAGGAAGCGTGGCACAAACATAAAAGGCCTTACCTGCACGGTTGGGTGTATGGGTTGAAAGACGGGCTCATCAATCCCGTGTTCGACATGGACCCCGGCACGCATATTGATCCGCTGTACGAGTACAACCTCTAA
- a CDS encoding enoyl-CoA hydratase-related protein has translation MTPEFIIVSPQERPHIAYVQLNRPKELNALNLQLMQELRDALQLLDADDNVRCIVLGGNEKAFAAGADIKQMAGRSAIDMYNVDQFTIWDGIKKVRTPIIAAVSGFALGGGCELAMLCDMIVASESAKFGQPEIKIGVMPGAGGTQRLTRAVGKALAMEMVLTGKFISATEALQAGLINRIAPVELYLEEAFRLAAEVAKQSPLAVKMAKESVLRAFDSTLEEGLHFERKNFYLLFASEDQKEGMKAFMEKREPVFTGK, from the coding sequence ATGACCCCCGAATTCATCATCGTTTCGCCGCAGGAGCGGCCACATATCGCGTACGTGCAACTGAACCGGCCGAAAGAACTGAACGCGCTCAACCTCCAGCTCATGCAGGAACTGCGCGATGCGCTCCAGCTGCTGGATGCCGACGATAATGTCCGCTGTATCGTACTCGGCGGCAACGAAAAAGCCTTCGCCGCAGGGGCCGATATCAAGCAAATGGCCGGCCGCTCGGCGATCGATATGTATAATGTGGACCAGTTCACCATCTGGGACGGCATCAAGAAAGTTCGCACGCCCATCATCGCCGCCGTCAGCGGCTTTGCACTGGGAGGCGGTTGCGAACTGGCCATGCTCTGCGATATGATCGTAGCCAGCGAATCGGCGAAATTCGGCCAGCCGGAAATAAAAATCGGCGTGATGCCCGGCGCCGGCGGCACACAGCGCCTCACCCGCGCCGTTGGCAAAGCGCTGGCGATGGAAATGGTGCTGACAGGCAAGTTCATCTCCGCAACGGAAGCCCTGCAAGCCGGTCTCATCAACCGCATCGCACCGGTAGAACTGTACCTGGAAGAAGCCTTCCGCCTCGCAGCCGAAGTGGCGAAGCAAAGTCCGCTGGCCGTGAAAATGGCCAAGGAATCCGTGCTCCGCGCGTTCGACAGCACCCTGGAAGAAGGCCTGCATTTCGAAAGGAAGAATTTTTACCTCCTCTTCGCGTCGGAAGACCAGAAAGAGGGCATGAAGGCTTTCATGGAAAAAAGAGAGCCCGTGTTCACAGGCAAATAA
- a CDS encoding DUF3667 domain-containing protein yields MKTQHLRQDKTCLNCGHEVPDRFCGHCGQENVDTKESFGHLAGHFFQDITHYDSKLLLTLKYLFFYPGKVTKEYIAGKRQMFVNPIRLYVFTSFVFFLLAAMTTSHHDPYAREDSHEKSTQKAVFGGLVDTAEKIRGRLDSGKVAPEDTAKAFADANALALIGQDSLENAAHVYDSLQHTFTEDQRDNWVKRKTIMRFLQLRDKYGANVGYAIQDKFLHSYPKMFFLLLPFFALLLSWFFRRKDLVYGDHAIFSIHMHTVVFMLGILAMLIGMPFHGFAYYEWLVLLIFIYLVLSLRNTYQLSFGKALVKSIGVLIAYALGSAIVLLLFLFFILAIT; encoded by the coding sequence GTGAAAACACAACACCTTCGGCAGGACAAAACCTGTCTCAATTGCGGGCACGAAGTGCCGGACCGATTTTGTGGCCATTGCGGCCAGGAAAACGTGGATACCAAGGAGTCTTTCGGGCACCTGGCCGGCCATTTTTTCCAGGACATCACGCATTATGATTCCAAGCTCCTCCTCACGCTCAAATATCTCTTCTTTTATCCCGGAAAGGTAACGAAGGAATATATCGCGGGGAAGCGGCAGATGTTCGTGAACCCCATCCGCCTGTACGTTTTTACTTCATTCGTATTCTTCCTGCTGGCGGCGATGACCACCAGCCACCACGATCCGTACGCCCGGGAGGATTCGCATGAAAAGTCGACCCAGAAAGCCGTTTTCGGCGGCCTGGTCGATACTGCGGAAAAGATCCGCGGCAGGCTCGATTCCGGCAAAGTAGCGCCGGAAGACACGGCGAAAGCTTTTGCGGACGCGAATGCGCTCGCGCTCATCGGGCAGGATTCACTGGAGAACGCTGCCCATGTGTACGATTCCCTTCAACACACGTTCACGGAAGATCAACGCGATAACTGGGTCAAACGAAAGACCATCATGCGGTTCCTCCAGTTGCGCGACAAATACGGCGCCAACGTCGGATATGCCATCCAGGATAAATTCCTGCACAGCTATCCCAAAATGTTCTTCCTGCTGCTGCCGTTTTTCGCGCTGTTGCTGAGCTGGTTTTTCCGCCGGAAAGACCTTGTCTACGGCGATCATGCCATCTTCTCCATCCACATGCACACGGTCGTGTTCATGCTGGGGATCCTCGCCATGCTGATCGGAATGCCCTTCCACGGGTTCGCTTATTACGAATGGCTGGTGTTGCTCATCTTCATTTACCTCGTATTATCGCTCCGCAACACCTACCAGCTTTCCTTCGGTAAGGCGCTGGTCAAATCTATTGGTGTGCTGATAGCGTATGCTTTAGGCTCGGCGATCGTGTTATTGTTATTCCTTTTCTTTATTTTAGCAATCACATAA
- a CDS encoding DUF3667 domain-containing protein, protein MKTQHLRQEKSCLNCGHPVPDRFCGHCGQENVETQESFGHLVSHFFQDITHYDSKFLLTLKFLFFYPGLLTREYMAGKRLTYVNPIRLYVFTSFVFFLMMGLTGQHDNPYERTMEVEQKRKLDSMYQVSQKLFKSLEDGKVPAEDTFKVRTQAEILRIMGDESVRNSAHLYDSVQQSLPPRLREPWWERKMQTRVLEMRDRYGGNMDNVLEDKLVHHYPKLMFLLLPFFALLLKWFFSRKGWMYASHAIFSIHFHTFIFQFGILGILLNLLIHNDALYAWMILPVYAYFVFALRNAYQVRFSTAFWKSLGIVAAYALGTALVGLAFIVLMFVIS, encoded by the coding sequence GTGAAAACGCAACACCTCCGGCAGGAAAAGTCCTGCCTCAACTGCGGCCACCCCGTGCCGGACCGTTTCTGCGGCCATTGCGGCCAGGAAAACGTGGAAACCCAGGAGTCTTTCGGGCACCTGGTCAGCCATTTTTTCCAGGATATCACGCACTACGACTCCAAATTCCTCCTCACCCTGAAATTCCTCTTTTTCTACCCCGGCCTGCTCACGCGCGAATACATGGCGGGCAAAAGGTTGACGTACGTCAACCCCATCCGGCTCTACGTTTTTACGTCCTTCGTTTTCTTCCTCATGATGGGGCTCACCGGGCAGCACGACAATCCCTACGAACGCACTATGGAAGTGGAACAGAAGCGGAAACTGGACTCGATGTACCAGGTGTCGCAAAAGCTGTTCAAGTCGCTCGAAGACGGGAAAGTGCCGGCTGAAGACACGTTCAAAGTGCGCACGCAGGCCGAGATCCTCCGCATCATGGGCGACGAATCTGTCCGCAATTCCGCCCATCTGTACGATTCCGTCCAGCAATCGCTGCCGCCGCGGCTCCGCGAGCCCTGGTGGGAGCGGAAGATGCAGACCCGGGTCCTCGAAATGCGGGACCGGTACGGCGGAAATATGGATAATGTGCTGGAAGACAAGCTCGTCCATCATTATCCCAAGCTCATGTTCCTGCTACTGCCATTCTTCGCGCTGTTGCTGAAATGGTTCTTTTCCCGTAAAGGCTGGATGTATGCAAGCCATGCTATCTTTTCCATCCATTTCCACACTTTTATTTTCCAGTTCGGCATCCTCGGCATCCTGCTGAACCTGCTCATCCACAACGATGCGCTGTACGCATGGATGATCCTGCCGGTGTACGCGTATTTCGTTTTCGCGTTGCGCAACGCGTACCAGGTCCGCTTTTCGACGGCCTTCTGGAAATCGTTGGGGATCGTGGCGGCGTACGCGCTCGGCACGGCGCTCGTAGGGCTCGCCTTTATCGTCCTGATGTTCGTGATTTCGTAG
- a CDS encoding KAP family P-loop NTPase fold protein: MILKHKDIEIPPDNPFKNCKLKRKPYAETLTNLVSNYADGFVLSVNTPWGTGKTTFIKMWQVYLQQQRFETIYFNAWENDFDSDPMVALMSELKTLVKKETEDNFDKLIKKAAIVCQNILPALIKTTAEKYLGEGVITDLAENTTKAATEILKDEIADYAKKKKGLADFRRELAEYITEYTNGKPLVIFIDEMDRCRPNYAVELLEKVKHFFSVPGIVFVLAIDKEQLGNAIKGCYGSENFNSNEYLRRFIDLEFKLPIPSVGLYSEYLFEYFRFDEFFGKASRQHQEFKKDMDNFKFIAKFLFNHLGLNLRHQEKVFAQARVVLSTFKSNEYLFPLVYLFLVYAKDCKPSFYQRLTDGTTSPQGILDLLAEILPSELQEEEEMAFELLEVHLIVLYTNHYKETVRKYPELIDDTGKLLIKPSTDRSEEYISFTSLIKQMKQRTSNMSNVSITHLLKKIDLLDNFQME; the protein is encoded by the coding sequence ATGATCCTCAAACATAAGGATATTGAAATTCCACCGGACAATCCTTTTAAGAACTGTAAATTAAAGAGAAAGCCCTATGCTGAGACTCTAACCAATCTGGTGAGTAACTATGCAGACGGGTTTGTATTGTCTGTTAATACTCCGTGGGGCACTGGCAAAACTACCTTTATAAAGATGTGGCAGGTCTATTTGCAACAACAGCGATTTGAAACAATATATTTCAATGCATGGGAAAATGACTTTGACTCAGATCCTATGGTAGCGCTGATGTCAGAACTAAAGACCTTGGTTAAAAAAGAAACGGAAGATAATTTTGATAAACTTATCAAAAAAGCAGCTATTGTTTGTCAAAATATACTTCCTGCTCTGATAAAAACTACTGCAGAAAAATATCTTGGCGAAGGCGTAATCACTGATCTTGCAGAGAATACCACCAAAGCGGCTACTGAAATCCTAAAAGATGAGATAGCTGACTATGCTAAAAAGAAAAAAGGCCTTGCCGATTTTCGCAGGGAATTGGCGGAATACATTACTGAGTATACAAACGGTAAGCCCTTGGTGATCTTTATAGACGAGATGGACAGATGCAGGCCCAATTATGCAGTGGAACTGTTAGAAAAGGTGAAGCATTTTTTTAGTGTGCCAGGGATCGTATTTGTCTTGGCTATAGATAAAGAGCAGCTCGGAAATGCGATCAAAGGTTGCTACGGCAGTGAAAACTTCAATAGTAATGAATATCTCAGAAGGTTTATTGACCTCGAGTTTAAATTGCCAATTCCTTCAGTTGGGTTATATAGTGAATATCTGTTTGAATATTTTCGGTTTGACGAGTTTTTTGGTAAAGCAAGCCGTCAACATCAGGAATTCAAGAAGGATATGGACAACTTTAAATTTATTGCAAAATTCCTGTTTAATCATCTTGGCCTTAATTTAAGACATCAAGAGAAGGTTTTTGCCCAGGCGAGGGTTGTTTTAAGTACATTCAAATCTAATGAGTATCTCTTTCCACTAGTCTATCTTTTTTTGGTATACGCCAAAGATTGTAAACCATCTTTCTATCAGAGACTGACAGATGGCACAACAAGCCCCCAAGGTATTTTAGATTTATTAGCCGAAATCCTTCCAAGTGAATTGCAAGAGGAAGAAGAAATGGCTTTCGAGTTACTAGAGGTCCATCTTATTGTATTATACACCAACCATTATAAAGAGACAGTACGTAAATACCCAGAACTGATTGATGATACTGGAAAATTACTGATCAAACCCAGCACAGATCGTAGTGAGGAATATATAAGTTTCACAAGCCTTATTAAACAAATGAAACAACGCACTAGCAATATGAGTAACGTGTCAATTACCCACTTGTTAAAGAAAATAGATCTTTTGGATAATTTTCAAATGGAATAG